Genomic segment of Oenanthe melanoleuca isolate GR-GAL-2019-014 unplaced genomic scaffold, OMel1.0 S118, whole genome shotgun sequence:
AAAGTTCTGATACCGCTTGGACCAGACTGCACCCGGCACACCACGCTTGGGCTGCTCAACAAAGCCAAAGCACATATCAAGGTAagagctgcctgtccctgctgctttcagcctgGGCTTTGGGAAGTGCAATGCAATTGCTCATCCTTGATGCCTAGAGTTAACTCTGTTGAAGGAAACGTAACActgttaataaataaataaataaataaaaacaagcaagcCTTGCCCCCTTGGTTAATCATTTATCATTGCCACAAGCCACATTGTTGGAAGAGTCCATCATGAACTCCTTAGCTGCAAATATGATGGATTTGAAGAGCAAGGATCTTGTTCTGTATTGTGATCGTTTGTTGATAGCTGCatctctttaaagaaaaacatacCTACTGTTGAGTGACTGCATTTTGGtgggaaatgcagcttttcttcTGGTGTGCTACTGAGTTTCCACTGCTGAAGCATTAGCACAAACCACAAGAGTGTGAGACAGGTTTGGCTTGCTGGAGCTCCGTGTGTGAGCCTTCCAGCTAGCCGAGTGCTCTTCTAGCTCCACTTTTGGCAAAGTgagacatgaaaagaaaatgcagcattGTCAGTATCTGGGAGAGGCTGAAATACTTCGTTGCAGGTCAGGATATAGAGAGGGAAGATCGGTGATGAGGGAGGCAAAGTGCTGCCAAAGGAACAGAGTTAGCCTGAAATGACTCCTCCTTATGCAACGTGCTTGTTGTAGGAAACAAAGAACAGTGCCCTGGTAGATTTCCCAGCTGTGATCAAAGAAATCTGTAGTAGGTTATGTAAATCACTCACTGAATAGAAAACTGTTTCTGAGAAATCCTTCTAAACCATGCAGTaaggagcacagagctcccagggcaCGTTTTTGTGTTGGAGCAGCTTGTAACAAGCCCTGGAGAGCCTTGGCTTGGGGGTGTGAGGCCCCTGCGTGGACAGAGGCAGTAATGCAGGTGTCGGAGCCCGGGTGGAATGACCCACAAACTGCTGCAATTCACAGCGTTTCCCCTGGAGAGCTCAGTCCTCAGAGACTCTTTGTACTAATGGGTATGATTTATCAGGACCTCAGAGGTGGAAAGATGTGGGAAGAAGGCTTTGTGCTTGGAGACTGCGAGGCAGCTTGGTTCAGGGCACTTGCAGCTTGAATCCTTCTGGGACTGGGAAGGTCTAAGCAAGGCAGGTGGCAGGGCAGtggaggtgggagggaaggagaaaagggtAAAACTAATCATTGAATTATATTTGATCATGTCAGAAACTTGAAGAGGCTGAGAGGAGAAGCCAACACCAGCTTGAGAACCTGGAACGAGAACAAAGATTCCTAAAGAGAAGACTGGAACAACTACAGGGTCCTCAGGAGATAGAGCGAATACGAATGGACAGCATCGGATCTACCATTTCCTCGGATCACTCGGACTCGGAGCGAGGTGGGTGTTGCTGAGCCAGCATGGATGGAATTGTCAGGACTCTGAAGTGAGAGAATGAGATTCATCCATGCCTTATCTCTCAGCTTCCCCTTCTCATGGCCTTTGATGTTTAGGTTGCTGATTCTGCTCACACACAAGCAcgtacacacacatacatatggAGAGTTTAGTATTTTGCATGAGTTCTAGGTCTGGAAGAAGTATTGTTGCTGCCAACTTCATCTGATTTCTGTGTCATTGAAAGTGATGGTAAAGTTTCAGATGCTCATTGTGATTTTTGGTCTGCTGAATCTCTTGGCAacacaaagaggaaaacataAGAAGTTATTAATGAGACTGGAACTGATGTTTCACACACCTACCCCCTCACTCCCTTACCAAACTTCCCATGGAGTTCATCTCCTCAGTCAAAACTGGCTAGAGATATCTGAATGGCTAACTGAATTAAGATaagttcctttttaaaaatatcccgGCAGTGGAGAGAACATTAAGCATAATAGATGGTTTGGTATTTACTGACAGACAAAAAGATGCTTCATAGTTCAGGTGTGAGTCTgtagtttaaaacaaaaattctttggaaaattcCCAAGCAGTATGGGAACCAAGATACATGGTTAATTAGATCTTTGCTTTTTAAGTCTTTCTTAAAAACAAGATGTCTGTTCCAAAAGCCACTGAGCATGTATGAGAGTAACCCAGATTCCCATGGTAATGCATTGTAATTGTGTGTGGTCTTTGCTTTGGAAATATAGTGTCAAGAAATTAGCATGTTTATGGTTAACTTCATGCTCCATTTTCTCTCTAGAACTCAATTTTGCACTCatatgtttcttctttttttctaacaCTGGGGTATTAGAGATCCAAAGAAAGAGGTAGTAGGACAAGATCAGTGTGTGAGGTGGCCCAACTATGCTGATGGTGTGGCTGGCATGTGGAGGAGTGAAACTCCTTTGCTAAATCCCTACAAAGAACTCCAAGCTGATATTAGTCTTTTTATAAATCAAGACCACAGCCCACCCCATTCCAGAGGGAGCACTGAAAGTCTCCCTGCCAGATGACCACTTCATTCCCTGTGTAGTGTGAAGGGGGCAGTTGGGTGTGTGGTGCTAACCTGTGTGCATTTCTCTCATTTCCCTTTCTAGAAGAGATTGAAGTGGACGTTGAAAGCACAGAGTTCTCCCATGGAGAAGTGGACAATATCAGCACAACCAGCATCAGTGACATTGATGATCACAGCAGCTTGCAGAGTATTGGGAGTGATGAGGGTTACTCCAGCGCCAGTGTCAAGCTTTCATTTGCTTCCTAGAACCAAGTGAGACAACAGTGCAGGGTGAATGATTTCACTGGGGTGATCAAACTGGGTCCTAGATGCCAGTATCCTCTTTCAGAATTGACATGTTGACAGCTAGGCCTGGACAGACCTGTATATAAAGCTTTTTGGGTAAAGGAAGCCTCCCCAGAAACCCGTATTTGTTCATTTGGTCATGTTACCAATCCAAATTTCTGCTGGCAAAAAGTTAGTCCCTTTGCAGTCAATGAAATCCGTTTGTTTCTGTGGGACCTGGATCTAGACCTTAGTGATGAAACACtttgttttgaatttatttgaaattgtttGAAAGAGGATACTAGAGACTCATCCCTCTCTTTCTGTCATGAAATCTGAGAAATGTCAAAATTTCTTACACTTCATTCAGGTTGAACATCCTAATTTAGGCCCTTCTGAAGAGCTTTTGTGGTCCTAAAAGGCCTGTATCCTACAGTTTATCACAATCTAATGCTGTCATAAAGTACTAGGAAATCTAAGAAGGCTTACGTAGCCTAGGAATAACAGTGACAATAATGATTAAGGTCTCATTCTGTGCCCAGAGGGAGAGGGGCAGTGATGTTCAGGGGAGAACACCATTCAACTCAGCTTTCTGTTGGACATCATTTAGAGAGTGAGTACCTCTGCAGCGTGGCTGGAGCGAGAGGTGCACACCTGTAACGTACCAGCACAGGGTGGGCTGTCACACCCGGGCTGTGCCAGCGCCAGCAGGTCCCCGGGAGATGTGTGCCCCTCGCAGGCACACGGCCAGCTGAGGGCAGAGcgaaaccagcactgagagctgaCACACCAGACAGTCATGCCCAGACACTGAGCCACTATGACCTTTTTATTTGAAGCGATTTTTTGATAAAACATTTGTAAATGTGTTGGGAGGGAAAACACCCCAAGTCTGATGCATCTTTTTAGAGCTTGTCCATATGAAACCTTAGATGTCTTTTATATGAATTTATGCCATGAAAAGATCTCTGTTTTGATGAAGCACTTGACCCAATGAAATGCAAAGATCCTTTTTTTGCCATGCACACAATGGATGAAGGCTGTGCTAAGCTGGAAGAGGCCAAGTTTGTTGGGggtttcttcagttttctttttagaatCATTCCCTTTGCTGACTTTTGAAGTTCCAGTCCAGTAGTTAACCTAGTTAAGCTCAGCACGTCTCTCATGTTAATGTAACGTTTTGACTGCACGTCCTGTTCCCAAGGGCCTTGCCATCTTATCTGTGCAGGTGCTGTTAAGAGCTGTTATAGCGaatgttttctaattttctccAAGACAAGCATTCTAACCTGCACTTTGAGggctttgcttttttatttttgtctttttaatggccaggattattttgttttccaagttTTAAAAACCTTAATAGAGTCTTCACCTATGGCATTGTTTGAAACTTTGTATATCCTTAAGTAATTTAATTACCCTTCattactaagaaaaaaaaagaggaaaaaatgctttataaaaTTCATAACTTATTGCTGATTTCAATGGGTTGTTAATTTCAGTtctttagattttattttattgttttagaTAGGGTTGGGTAAAAAGAGgtaaaataaagtgaaaaattaaagacaaCCATATTTAGCAGTGCAGTGGAATTGTGTTTAAATGTTAGCATATGGTCCCCATTAAAGTAGCACTTTAACGCCATTAAACATTTCTGTATCTGAAATGAGTTGTGTTCTTCCATCTTGGTCATTCCTGTCACTTCAGCCAACTGCTGTTCTTCTTGTGCCCTTTGGGCCCATGGTGACATCCTGACTGAGTCTCATGTAGACTTTTACACTGTGATAAGTTGCCTGTGTTTAAATATTCTGATGTTTCCCCCACTCTCCAAAACGTGTCATTCCCTGTAAGAGACACAACACACATGCTTGAGTAGAGAAATAATCTTTCCATGGCTGTAATGAATTATTTCagtctggtttgggtttttttaaattaatttgcttaCTAAGTTTGCATCTGGTTGCAGTTGTTAAATGTGTTTTCACTTGTGTGCATGTAATCCAGTGTCTCAGTCCATCTGTTCTTTTTTCTGGGAGGTTACCTGGCAGGAGCAAGAGTCTGCCACAGACTGAGTTAAGCTCTAGGTTACAAATGGAGCCCAAGGGCTTTGAAAGAAGAATTGCTGATTGGATTTATGTTTGGAGTCCATATGATCTCTGGATGACATGAGGCTTGGAACAGTCTGTAAAGTGGTGAAAAGTAGGAAACTTCATTTCTAGCAtgactttatttatttcttcattattaTTCTCCTTGGTAGTGTTGACCACTGGCAATGCTGGTGCTGAGCAGTTGGATACCAGTGGGATTTATATAATTAGGAGCCCTTTTCCATAGCTGTCCCAGCATCTCCTCTTTCCTGTTACTCCTGTTTGTGTTAAATGCCCACTTGGCAAAGCAATACCACAGGTGAGAAGCACTGAAGTTCAGGGGATGGAGAATGGCCATGTTCTCCTAGTTGGTATAAAACAGTGACATGTCTATGGTTGGAAtaaatgcatttgaaatgtTTGTTTGTGATACTCTGGGGCAGTTTGGTATCTCCTACTTTTTCTACAGTTGTGGTCTCAAAGGGGTCCTAATCTCAAGTGCAGGTAAATGGGGGAAATGTCACAGGGGATGAACTTCCACCACCAGCCACCTGCCTGACTGCTCAGCCAACAGCAATGGTCCAGCCAAGAGGAggtccaggaaaaaaacaaactaagaGCCTTTCTAATAACTCCAAAGACTTGGGGTTGGTTTCTCTGGTGCTGGTGGGTTCTTTGTAGCAGATCCTAGCAGATTTCATCTAGAGTTTTGACCATTTCTTATGTGATGGAAGCATTGATGGTCTTTTAAAGTTGTCCTGCcctgttttatttctgcattgttTCAATTGCCATCCTCCTCAAATCTCCCTTCACTGGTCTGGTCTCTCACTCTGCAGTGTTCCAATTTTTGGAGAAGTTGCTATAATTTTACAAGAATATGGTGACTCTTCCTGTAAAAGCAGAATTGGATGTGCTTTCCTGAGGCATGTAGTAAGCACACACGCACGCACAGCTCCCTCATAAGCTCATTCTGTCAAGTTCTCCCTCTGTAAATTAGATCCCCAGTGGGTCTCTTTGCTACAGACAAACCCATTAAAAAGACCATccagcattttccttcttttgacACAAGTGTATTATGGAGTGTCATCTCGTGTCTGCAGACAAGGTGGAGATGACTATCTGGCTGCATTTGTCACGGTTATCCTGTGGCGAGTTGTCACTTGAAGGTCATTTTAATGTCTGTTCCATTAGCAGCATGTCAGTGACGAAGGTGGTCTCACATCTGTCTGTCTCAAGAAATCTGTAGGTCAATAGAAAGCGGGTTAACTAGACAGACTTACCATTTTCTGGGCTTTGTgactgtgttttccttttgtctgtttgcttgtttgctaCCTTCTGCTTGTGAGCTCCAGTCTCCTGCTTTTCTACTTTGTTCTCTTGTACTTGCTGTTCCCTGTTTGTTGTATTGCCCTGTTGGAATGGATGACACATTTGGCTTCAGTGGAAGTGGGATCCATTGAGTGCTCTAACTGGAGATAGTCATTCTGCTTCCTCCCCGCCCAGGATCAAAAGCTTTTCttgtggcattttttttctgacaccAAACATGCATCATTGGGGAGAGAAATCAGGATCACTTCCTGGAAGAGAACGGTAAAAGCAGGACTTTGTTCTGAGGTTAGGGAGGtgataataatgaaaaattacgTAAAAGCAGAATGAAGTCCTATGTTTTTTCCTGGAGCTTTCTCCCATAGACAGATTGTCCAGGGAGTGAGAAATTCCGTGACTTGATAGTGACTGAAAGTCCTCTGCATCAGCAGTGCAATCTGAATTGTCCTGTGGGATCCTCAGGGAAGAGGAGTGTGTCCTTCTGCCCCTCTGTTCCCCAGTCTGCACAAAGTACCTAGAAAACACTGATGTGCTGTCATCTTCTTGAAATGTGCCAACAAATCTGAGTGACCTTTGGGAGAATGAATACAGGAGAGTGGTATCTGCAAAGacaatgttttccttttactgAAAGGCAGGTTGTTTAACTGGGAATAATACACCACCTCTGACCTCTGCTTCTCTGCTCATTTCCTCCTCCAAAGAGGACTGATCTGTTTAGTTGTTAGGCAGAGACAGGAACAAGGAGTCTGTGGGCATTGGTACTGTGGCTGTGGTACCTAATACCTTCTATGGAGGGGTGCTGCTAAAACTAAAGTTGTCTCACAACGTGCATCTGTTGAGATCCCTTCAAAAATGTCAGCTCAGGGATTGCTGAGCAGCCTCTGAGAAGGGTGGGTGTGTCCCTCCAGGTGTGGGCTTGTACAGCTGGACAATTGAgtcacacagtgctgctggcctggctgaTGCAGGTCAAAGGtgtaaaatgtcatttctttTGGGAAAGATCTTCAACATTAACCATGCTGTAAAAGCTGTGGgtagcaatttatttttattacactgGAAAAAATCAGCTCCTTGGTTTGTAGTACCCCAGTGAGGCCTGGAGCAAGTAGTGGGGTGAGCTGGGTAGTTTGGCCTTTAGGAAGTCATTCAACATCTTGCAgactgctgtgctgcagacatGTGATGAAGCTTTATTTTAATACAGCAAGCATATAACTTCAGCAAGTGTTAATTTGGATCTTGAGGGATGttgcagcaaagcaaaataagcCATGAAGgaatttaaagcattttatgGTGGTTTTAATATTGTGGTTGCTAGTCAAAATGTACACAGGCCTCGGCCATGACTTGGGCTACCAGTGCTCTTGCTAATGCTCCATTCAGCTAAGGTTAGGAAATTCTTTCCATTTAATcctctttcaaaaatatttctcaaaacaaTTAATTGTTTTTGATCTCCTCCTGAAAGGCTTGATGGGGAAATACAGAAGTTCTTTCCTATCCTAGAGTGGTGGATAACTGTACAAAGTACTATCCATGGCCCCAGGAAATACCAGTTTCAGCAGGTCAGTCAAGCAGGTAAGGTGTAAAATGCAGCATCGCTTATATTCCTCATGAATAATGTCTCTTTGGGAAGTAACAGCACCTTTCAGTCTAGGTGAGAGCAAGACTTTTCCAGTCAGCACCCACTGTGGGAAGGCTTTGCACTTCTCGGCAGACCAAGGAGTCATTGCAAGGTGAGTTCAGCTAGAAAGGGAATTGCTTTACAGAAGGAAACAATGCAAGTGCTCTTGTGTAGCAAGTCCTTCAGCTCAAGACCAGAGCTGGCTTGAGCAAGTGGCACCATCGTCCCAATGCAAGTGTCCCTCCTTATTTGACCATCTAAGTGAAGGTTTTTAGAGCCCAGATAAAGATTGGACAAATTGCAACGCaaagagcagcaccagctgccagGCAGCAATCCTTCTCTTGGGCCTGGCCCAGGAATGTTTTCTGTAACCTCACTCTTCACATTAACTGTTGCAAGAGAGTGGTTGTTTCTCAAGaccctgccacagctgctgcaggtgagcagaaCCTCAAGGGGAGGCACAGAAGTTTGCCTTCTAAACATCTGCACTACTACTGAATTGCAGTCCTCTCAGGTGAAGTCCTTTTTTGTATTTACAGACCTGTGAGACCAAGCAGCTGCATAAATAAGGGACAGCTTAAGGGTCAGTGGCTTTAGTGaagacaaaagagaaattaattgcCATGACCATGAGAATTTCAGTTTGCTACTGTTGAGACTTCTAACTGACTGGGGCAATCCAAGATCTGAGTCAGGTTTCTACtgttttaaaaggtttaatttcCAAAATGGGTTTCAATTTGCACAGGATTGAGGCTGTATTAGATAAAAGTAAAGCCCTATAGGAAATGGTTGAAGAAGAAACAGTCGGCCATTCTGGTCATTTTGCACAGTACCCTTAGACAGGCACAAATCTCTGTTCTCTGACAAATATCTCTTCAATTTCTATAGCTTGGGGGGTTTGACTCTACTTTTACAGCAACTTTCCCTgtcatttcagtgtttttaagtACTCTCTGCCCATTGCAGGATTTGTTGGCACTGTGGTAGGTCATTTGTGTGCAAAGGCCCAATGCAGAGCATGAGCTCTCAGGCTTCTTGCTGTGTAGACCAGTtaataaaactggaaaataagttgttaaaaaaaccccaaccaactGAAACACCATCAGCCACATTTCAGGTCAACTTGTATTGTAATTTGTAATAAGGAATTCTTGTGTTTTGGCAATTACCAGCATTGCTTTGCTcgatatttatttttattacatgaATTTCTCAAGCCACTTTACTAAGGCTGTGTTCCAAAGTCAGATTACAATAATTCACCCATACTGCACATGAGGCAAGAGAA
This window contains:
- the LOC130266638 gene encoding max-interacting protein 1 yields the protein RSTHNELEKNRRAHLRLCLERLKVLIPLGPDCTRHTTLGLLNKAKAHIKKLEEAERRSQHQLENLEREQRFLKRRLEQLQGPQEIERIRMDSIGSTISSDHSDSEREEIEVDVESTEFSHGEVDNISTTSISDIDDHSSLQSIGSDEGYSSASVKLSFAS